Proteins encoded together in one Anguilla anguilla isolate fAngAng1 chromosome 9, fAngAng1.pri, whole genome shotgun sequence window:
- the rars1 gene encoding arginine--tRNA ligase, cytoplasmic isoform X2, which produces MININQRLQGVFGDAIRAAFPDVENPPLTISPNQQAKFGDYQCNSAMGMAQIMKANGLKVSPREIAEKIVQNIPDNDLIEKTEIAGPGFINVHLKKAFVSKLLTNLLVNGVQPPPLESKKRVVVDFSSPNIAKEMHVGHLRSTIIGESMCRLFEFLGYDVLRLNHVGDWGTQFGMLIAHLQDKFPDYLTESPPISDLQGFYKESKKRFDEEEEFKKRAYQCVVRLQSKEPDFIKAWNLICDVSRKEFQRVYDCLDIRIVERGESYYQNMMTAVVKEFEEKGLVKLEEGRKLVFVPGQSIPLTVVKSDGGYTYDTSDLAALRQRLFEEKADIIVYVTDSGQATHFQVVFAAGQMIGWYDPKVTRVEHAGFGVVLGEDKKKFKTRSGDTVRLMDLLEEGLKRSMDKLKEKERDKVLTPEELTKAQRAVAFGCIKYADLSHNRNNDYVFSFDKMLDDRGNTAAYLLYAYTRIRSITRLASLDEAELRKAAETTEVLLDHEKEWKLGKCILRFPEILHKILEDLLLHTLCDYLYELATTFTEFYDSCYCVEKDRQTGEVVKINVWRLLLCDATAAIMARGFDILGLTPVQRM; this is translated from the exons ATGATCAACATCAACCAGCGCCTGCAGGGCGTCTTCGGGGACGCCATCCGCGCGGCCTTCCCCGACGTGGAGAACCCGCCCCTCACCATCTCGCCCAATCAGCAGGCCAAGTTTGGCGACTACCAGTGCAACAGCGCCATGGGGATGGCACAG ATAATGAAGGCAAACGGGCTGAAAGTCAGCCCCAGGGAGATCGCGGAGAAGATCGTTCAGAACATTCCGGACAACGACCTGATTGAGAAGACGGAGATTGCTGGACCAG GATTCATCAATGTTCACCTCAAGAAGGCCTTTGTGTCAAAACTTCTGACCAACCTGCTGGTGAATGGAGTGCAGCCTCCCCCTCTGGAATCAAAGAAAAGg gtggtgGTGGACTTCTCCTCCCCCAACATCGCTAAGGAGATGCACGTGGGTCACCTGCGCTCCACCATCATCGGGGAGAGCATGTGCCGGCTCTTTGAGTTCCTGGGCTACGACGTCCTCAG GTTGAATCACGTGGGTGACTGGGGAACGCAGTTCGGAATGCTGATCGCTCACCTCCAGGACAAATTCCCCGACTACCTCACCGAGTCCCCCCCCATCAGCGACCTCCAGGGCTTCTACAAA GAGTCGAAGAAGCGCTTtgacgaggaggaggagtttaAGAAGAGGGCGTATCAGTGTGTAGTGCGGCTGCAGAGTAAAGAGCCGGACTTCATCAAAGCCTGGAACCTCATCTGTGACGTGTCCAGGAAGG AGTTTCAGAGAGTCTACGACTGTCTGGACATTCGGATAGTCGAACGTGGGGAGTCCTATTACCAGAATATGATGACTGCTGTGGTGAAAGAGTTTGAAGAGAAAG gcctggTTAAGCTGGAGGAGGGCAGGAAGCTGGTGTTCGTCCCGGGGCAGTCCATCCCCCTGACGGTGGTGAAGTCCGACGGGGGCTACACGTACGACACGTCCGACCTGGCCGCGCTCAGGCAGCGGCTGTTTGAGGAGAAGGCTGACATCATCGTCTACGTGACGGACAGCGGGCAG GCAACACACTTCCAGGTGGTGTTCGCTGCGGGGCAGATGATTGGCTGGTACGACCCCAAGGTGACGCGGGTGGAGCACGCCGGGTTCGGAGTGGTCCTGGGAGAGGACAA GAAGAAGTTTAAGACCCGCTCTGGAGACACGGTCAGACTCATGGACCTGCTGGAGGAGGGGCTGAAGAGGTCTATGGACAAactgaaggagaaggagagagacaag GTCCTGACCCCGGAGGAGCTGACGAAGGCCCAGAGAGCCGTGGCCTTCGGCTGCATTAAATACGCCGACCTGTCGCACAACCGCAACAACGACTACGTCTTCTCCTTCGACAAGATGCTGGACGACCGGGGAAACACGGCGGCCTACCTGCTCTACGCCTACACCCGCATCAG GTCGATCACCCGCCTGGCCAGCCTGGACGAGGCGGAGCTCCGGAAGGCCGCGGAGACCACCGAGGTGCTGCTGGACCACGAGAAGGAGTGGAAGCTGGGGAAGTGCATCCTGCGCTTCCCCGAGATCCTGCACAAGATCCTGGAGGACCTGCTGCTGCACACGCTGTGCGACTACCTGTACGAGCTGGCCACCACCTTCACAGAGTTCTACGACAGCTGCTACTGCGTGGAGAAGGACCGGCAGACCG GCGAGGTGGTGAAGATCAACGTGTGGCGGCTGCTCCTGTGCGACGCCACGGCGGCCATCATGGCTCGGGGGTTCGACATCCTGGGGCTCACTCCGGTGCAGAGGATGTGA
- the rars1 gene encoding arginine--tRNA ligase, cytoplasmic isoform X1, with product MGDPVAEYASRIQQQEREIKCLSAEIENLKNPETLGISSQLNELRDENARLKYRLNILKRSLQEERSQCSKTMININQRLQGVFGDAIRAAFPDVENPPLTISPNQQAKFGDYQCNSAMGMAQIMKANGLKVSPREIAEKIVQNIPDNDLIEKTEIAGPGFINVHLKKAFVSKLLTNLLVNGVQPPPLESKKRVVVDFSSPNIAKEMHVGHLRSTIIGESMCRLFEFLGYDVLRLNHVGDWGTQFGMLIAHLQDKFPDYLTESPPISDLQGFYKESKKRFDEEEEFKKRAYQCVVRLQSKEPDFIKAWNLICDVSRKEFQRVYDCLDIRIVERGESYYQNMMTAVVKEFEEKGLVKLEEGRKLVFVPGQSIPLTVVKSDGGYTYDTSDLAALRQRLFEEKADIIVYVTDSGQATHFQVVFAAGQMIGWYDPKVTRVEHAGFGVVLGEDKKKFKTRSGDTVRLMDLLEEGLKRSMDKLKEKERDKVLTPEELTKAQRAVAFGCIKYADLSHNRNNDYVFSFDKMLDDRGNTAAYLLYAYTRIRSITRLASLDEAELRKAAETTEVLLDHEKEWKLGKCILRFPEILHKILEDLLLHTLCDYLYELATTFTEFYDSCYCVEKDRQTGEVVKINVWRLLLCDATAAIMARGFDILGLTPVQRM from the exons ATGGGAGATCCCGTGGCAGAGTATGCATCCAGAATTCAACAGCAG GAGCGGGAAATAAAGTGTCTCTCAGCTGAAATTGAGAATCTGAAGAATCCGGAGACTCTCGGAATTTCATCCCAGCTGAATGAGCTCCGAGACGAGAACGCAAGACTGAAGTATCGCCTGAACATCCTTAAGAGA AGCCTTCAGGAAGAGAGGAGCCAGTGCAGCAAGACCATGATCAACATCAACCAGCGCCTGCAGGGCGTCTTCGGGGACGCCATCCGCGCGGCCTTCCCCGACGTGGAGAACCCGCCCCTCACCATCTCGCCCAATCAGCAGGCCAAGTTTGGCGACTACCAGTGCAACAGCGCCATGGGGATGGCACAG ATAATGAAGGCAAACGGGCTGAAAGTCAGCCCCAGGGAGATCGCGGAGAAGATCGTTCAGAACATTCCGGACAACGACCTGATTGAGAAGACGGAGATTGCTGGACCAG GATTCATCAATGTTCACCTCAAGAAGGCCTTTGTGTCAAAACTTCTGACCAACCTGCTGGTGAATGGAGTGCAGCCTCCCCCTCTGGAATCAAAGAAAAGg gtggtgGTGGACTTCTCCTCCCCCAACATCGCTAAGGAGATGCACGTGGGTCACCTGCGCTCCACCATCATCGGGGAGAGCATGTGCCGGCTCTTTGAGTTCCTGGGCTACGACGTCCTCAG GTTGAATCACGTGGGTGACTGGGGAACGCAGTTCGGAATGCTGATCGCTCACCTCCAGGACAAATTCCCCGACTACCTCACCGAGTCCCCCCCCATCAGCGACCTCCAGGGCTTCTACAAA GAGTCGAAGAAGCGCTTtgacgaggaggaggagtttaAGAAGAGGGCGTATCAGTGTGTAGTGCGGCTGCAGAGTAAAGAGCCGGACTTCATCAAAGCCTGGAACCTCATCTGTGACGTGTCCAGGAAGG AGTTTCAGAGAGTCTACGACTGTCTGGACATTCGGATAGTCGAACGTGGGGAGTCCTATTACCAGAATATGATGACTGCTGTGGTGAAAGAGTTTGAAGAGAAAG gcctggTTAAGCTGGAGGAGGGCAGGAAGCTGGTGTTCGTCCCGGGGCAGTCCATCCCCCTGACGGTGGTGAAGTCCGACGGGGGCTACACGTACGACACGTCCGACCTGGCCGCGCTCAGGCAGCGGCTGTTTGAGGAGAAGGCTGACATCATCGTCTACGTGACGGACAGCGGGCAG GCAACACACTTCCAGGTGGTGTTCGCTGCGGGGCAGATGATTGGCTGGTACGACCCCAAGGTGACGCGGGTGGAGCACGCCGGGTTCGGAGTGGTCCTGGGAGAGGACAA GAAGAAGTTTAAGACCCGCTCTGGAGACACGGTCAGACTCATGGACCTGCTGGAGGAGGGGCTGAAGAGGTCTATGGACAAactgaaggagaaggagagagacaag GTCCTGACCCCGGAGGAGCTGACGAAGGCCCAGAGAGCCGTGGCCTTCGGCTGCATTAAATACGCCGACCTGTCGCACAACCGCAACAACGACTACGTCTTCTCCTTCGACAAGATGCTGGACGACCGGGGAAACACGGCGGCCTACCTGCTCTACGCCTACACCCGCATCAG GTCGATCACCCGCCTGGCCAGCCTGGACGAGGCGGAGCTCCGGAAGGCCGCGGAGACCACCGAGGTGCTGCTGGACCACGAGAAGGAGTGGAAGCTGGGGAAGTGCATCCTGCGCTTCCCCGAGATCCTGCACAAGATCCTGGAGGACCTGCTGCTGCACACGCTGTGCGACTACCTGTACGAGCTGGCCACCACCTTCACAGAGTTCTACGACAGCTGCTACTGCGTGGAGAAGGACCGGCAGACCG GCGAGGTGGTGAAGATCAACGTGTGGCGGCTGCTCCTGTGCGACGCCACGGCGGCCATCATGGCTCGGGGGTTCGACATCCTGGGGCTCACTCCGGTGCAGAGGATGTGA